In Nicotiana tabacum cultivar K326 chromosome 10, ASM71507v2, whole genome shotgun sequence, the DNA window TTGCACAGGTCCCTTTCACTCTTCTCGATACAACTTCAAAAAGACTAAGCCCTCCTATATGGTCTTACTCTTACATGATCCTCCTCATCCGATGCGGCTTGCCATTTCTCTATGTTCACCTTCTTTAACCTACCATGTAAGGCCAAATGTTCTATCGTTCGGCCCATTAGTAGCCTGCTTGACTATTTCTTTCTTAGTCTATCAATACCAGTGGATCCAATCTGCTCTCTCTTGTCAGTAATACTATTTCTTGTTGTCGTTAGCCTTTCAAAACCCAATGCTGTACTGTGACTTTCTTGTAGATCTTTATAGATATGACACACCCCAACATCTGTTAAAGAACCACATTTCATTTTCTTGCTAAAAATAATACTGTTCTAATCTGGACTAAGTAATTAGCAATCTTTGAAAATGTATTCCATAAATACAATATTCATAGGTTGACTCATGCTCTTTTACTTCTACAGAACCATATGGAACTGTACGTTCATCTAAAATTTGTTTGTTTATTGACTAAAAGCAACTGTATCTCATTTACAGAAAAAACAACTTGAGCTATTATTCTTCTATTTCTGTAAAAAATTTAATACAGATATTATTGCGAAGTTTGGTCAAGAAAAGTATATACGATCAACTATGTATCTATTCCAAACTAGTTGGGATTGGTTATATGAGTTTTCTGTATCCATAACGCTCCATTTGGGCTCTTTTTATTCTAGTACTAAACAATTTGTCTACTCTTTCCTTGTTGGTTCGTTTTGATTGCTTACTCACTTGGTGTTGACTAATTTTACAAGTTGAACTTCTCATCTTCCGCTAACATGTCCCCTTCCTGTCAAAAGTGATGTTTATTTTTAAAAGTGAGATTGGAGGATATAAATAGTCACTTTACAATCATATCTTGCGAGGTTATCCAAGTATGAAACATTAGACCTAGTTAATccaattaaaagagaaaaaggaaaacagtAGGCCTACTTTCTGCAGCGTATGTCTTGTATATATAAGCTGAGATGATCAGTTTTCTGTTTCTCTTGCCCCCAGATTCTATTTTTCAGTATGCATGTTGTTTCGGATCATACCTCTCGTCTTTGATaatgttaaaaaaaaattacgcTTTTCTTCCACCCCAAACCCCTGGTTCTTGTGCTCTTTCTTGCTTTGTTTACACAGTTCAAACATCTTGTTGCATCTACAATGCTTTTGCACTCTCTCTATAAATCCAGATTTTCTTTTATATGTAGGAGTTACTACAGATGCTCAAGTGCTGGTTGCCCTGCAAAGAAGCATGTGGAGAGGGCATCCCATGATCCAAAATTAGTCGTAACAGCGTATGAAGGGCAGCATGACCATGATACTCCGCCTTCTAGGACTGTTATGCAAAATGCAGCAGGTGCTGATTCTAATAATACAACCAGAATAAGTGGAGTCCGCATCTGAATCAGGTGAAAACAAACATGTTGGCCTTGACAGGGCTGTTCATATTGGTGCAAATTGAGCACAAGTTACACAATTCCGATCAATCAACTGATCCAGATTTAGATAATTATCCTTACTTCAAATTGCAATTGGTCAATTATCCTCCATTGCAGGAGAGAAGCAAGGATTGAATATATGTATAGGAACCTCTGAtttaacctcataattggtgtGAATTCCTAAATTTACTGTATAAGTTATGTTGTCCAACAAACGAAAACAGAGTATAGATTTGATCATATGTATCTAATTGTTGCCACTTGATCAGGCTACTTTATCTCCTTAAACaaatttttatacataaataaGATTATTTAACTGTAGTTGCAAAATTgggaaaatgacactgtatagtcgTTCTTAAAATAATAGctggaaaaatatatattttttgtatatatatacacattttcggctatcgaatataaatagtttctggcgcgagCTTTTACCCTTGCAAAATTCTTGCAATAATAGCTGGTTGCTTGCTCCTAGTTTATCAATTCTTACACACATAAGTTGGTGCTTCTTAACAATAGAGATGTACCAATTATAGAAAGCTGTCTTTAAATCAAACTCCCTCTGACCAAATAAATGTCTCTCTCCTTTTAGTTGTGTTATACAAATAAACTTGATCCTTTCACGTGGAGACTTATTTCCCTCAACCAATTTATAAACTTAAATTGttattatatattttcaaatGCGATAATTTTACatactattttaatattttacaattcaaaatgttattttttctaattcGCTATAAATCCTATTCTAAGTTTATAAGCACGTGCATACTTAGCAGTTTTTGATCATATTTGGGGGAGCTTTATTTCCGTTAAACAATTTCAATCTAACTTAAGTTAGTACTAATATTACTTCAAATATGACTAATAATTtaccaaatttttaactttttttgcACTTCAAGTTCAAATAATtctattaattcaagaaataatttATATCCTAAGTCTAGTTTACTGGAAAGAAGAGTATGACTGACTTTTAAATAATTTAGACGGGTAAAGTTTAAATCGTACTCCATTCAAATaaatctttctttctttccttatagTCTATCTAAAAAAACTTGACCATTTTCATTGGGTAAAGCGTTATTAAcctaaaaaaaaaagtaacataTATTGTTTCAGATTTGATGATAGACAATTTACCAAATATTTTGTGTTTGCACTTCAAATTAGTATTTTTAGGTACTTTACTAATTCAACAAATGTTTCTTCTCATAAGTCAAGCTTATAGTGAGGAAAAGAGTATTAACCTATGTTTAAAGAATCACGCGTAGAGTGTACTACTTAGCATGTTTTATTATCATTAATAGCTAAAGGATCTAGAAAACTTTTACGTAATCGAATTAATAAAGCAAAAATGTAGTGATAACTAATGTTGCCTATGGCGTCGCTTGCGGATTAAAGTTGTATATATCGACAGTATAAAGAATAATAAGTTATTACTCTATTTTTTATGTTATCATATCATACTTGCTTAGGAGAGTTACATGTTGTTATAAGTGTAAAAAATGGATGAGAAATTCTACTCCCCTTCACAAAAATAAGAATCCTCTTCTCTGAATATTTCAAGAGGTACCCTCATGTTAACTGGTTTTATTTATGGAAAataacataacaacaacaacaaacccagctTAATCTCATACGTGGGATCTGGGAAGCAGTGTGTACGCAACCTTACTCCTACCCTATaaaggcagagaggctgtttccgaatgGAAAACAACATAAATGACACCTAAAAGAAATCTTCCAAGACCAACATTGCATATCAACTCACTACAAAAAAGAATTGGAATTAGCTACGGACTTTGTCGCTAATCTGTTGTTAAATCGCTCATAGCTAacagaatttcttgataatctgTCGCTTATCCGTCGCTAAATACGATTAGCGACAAATTATTCTGTTTAACTACAGAATTTGTCCGTCGCTAATTCCTATTTTTTAGTAGTGATTGTAATACTAGATAAGTGGTTTCCAAGAAATAAGCTTCAACTTTGATTGATCAAGTGATACACTTGAGAAGTAACCTGTTTTCTCCGCTATTAGCACTTCAGCTATTACAGAGAGGAAGATAAGTGTTGAGGAAatagggtttttttttttgggggggaagAGAACAGTTCTTGCTTTCCAGTTTTTTGTATTACATCTAAATAAAGAACATTTCTTATTTCCAGGCACAAGAAGCAACCAAATCTCTATTCATCCAACCAAGATAAAGAGCCCCATCTCTTTCTTCAAGCCTATATTTATCAGAATAGCTTTCTAGCAATCTCTTTATTGTAGCATTCACTAATGAACTCAATGGATATGGGCTAAAACCAGCCATTCTAAACCGCGACTTCCACTTACCAAGAAGTTCATGTCGCTCTACCCTTTCAATTCCCTCACACGCTATAATGTTAACAACGTCCCTCGCTAAACAATGCTGCTCAACGTTGATGCGCTCCTTGTGTCCCCTTGGTAGAGTCATATCGATTGACTCGAACATGGCTGTATAATAATCCAAGGTTTCAAGGAACCGAGGGAAGAATGCAGCTGTGTTTGTATTAGATTCTTGCTCAACAAGCGTAACCACCTTGGGGTTCAGGTTTTTGACCATCCGTAATAGTCCATCCCGGTGATTTTCAGTGCTCACACTTTCATCTGGGATGTGATGTAACGTAAAAGCAAAATTTACAGCCAGTGTTTCGCCAggttgaattccaaggttttcaACTTGAACATCAGAACCAGAAATGGCAGCAGCATGAAACTCGAAAGGCACCTTGAAAGCCTTAGCGAGTTTAGACAGCCTCTGCCCCACAATATTAAGCCCTCCTCCACGAGCGTAAGCTGAGGTGGAATCGTCGATGCCTGTTACACGTATATGTGGGGGTCCACCAGGCCGAGCTGCAAAAGCTTGGATTAGAGTCACCCACTGGCTCCCTTGAGCGATCTGGAAATCGATGATATGAACTCTATTTTCATCCTTCATTGCTTCTGCAATGGCGCCATTAGCTGACATGTATCCGAATTTGAAGTAAGGGCAAATCTCATACAGCATGTGCATATAAGACAACAGTTCAAAACTTGCGGGTTCTTTGCATCTCAAGGATTTGCATATGGAACTTCCTGATGCGGCCAACCTCGCAACAAGACCTTCCAAGATGTATGCTCCCAATCTCTGAATCGGTTCCCCCGACACTGATACCATTTGACGCAACTCAGATATCAACACTTGTGCTGTTAGTAAATCACCGTCAGACACTGCTTTTGCACAAGCGATAAGGACATGTTTCAAATCCCGTCTAGGCATGGCCTCCATCATTTGCCTCCAGCTATTAATTTCTGTGGAGGCTACACTGTTCGGCAAGGAATTATCATAACTCTCCAGAAAGTCTGAATCAGGTCCCAGCATTACGGTTTCCAATTCCTTTAGCTTGTGCATGAAATCATTTGCACCATCTGTAATGCAAGATCCGCTAGTGGGGGAGCCATAGTTAGTCGTCTCAGAGGATTGGCGAACATCTGATAGGTATGGCTGAGATTCTTGATGGCAAATGGAGCTTCCGTTTGATGAGAAACTAGCAGTTGACGGTGAGTGATAAAATCCATGGCTACCATTAATGTAGCTCAAATGGTTGTCTAAAGTTTGAAACTGAGGGAGACAGCAAGCCTCTGCCTTCTGCACTGGTTGATAGTAAAGAGTATTAGACATGGGTGATCTTCTGAGTCGTTGTGATGCTTGCATTGGAAAGATTGTTTCTGCCTCGTCTATATACGACTACACAGTCTGGTATCTAGCTCTTCAGAGTGCACGGTTATTGGAACACCACGAAAATTAATGTACACGGCATCAAGGATTATTCATGTGACAAGGTTTTCATGGCTTCCACAGTGGAGTGCTTTAAGCCAAGCAGCTTTCAAAAGTTGAAAAGGAAGGGACGATCTCTAGTGGCAAAACATGACAACCTACACAAGAAATGTACAGTGTTTATCAAATGAAGTCCGATTAAGGGACTAATAAGCGCATAACAGTCAAGGTATTACCGCCAGTTGACAACTCAAAGTGTTATGCCAATACTTCTACTATGTAGCATTGTGTGAAATTACTATTAGCAGTTACGTGTACACTATATATCCAGTTCAAAACCAACCTTAAATTTGCAGCCTACTATCTCAGAGCATGGAAAATtcatgtatatgaagtaacagATCAGAAAAGGAAACAGTTTCAATGCAATCTCACAAAAAGATGACAAATGCTAGCACAAGCAATCAGAAATCAACAAGAAACCATGTATCCGTTATCAACTACGCTGGTCACCAATTCCTAAACAACTCACATACAACCTCTTTAGGTTCTCTTACTTCATCTACTTTATGTCGTGCTGGCGCAGATGCTCTTCAACTCTATATACtagtattaattttttttaaataaacatATATTTAAACTAAATTCACACTCATTGCCAGAAAAGGATGACCAATGTAGGCACTGACTTATATCCTCAGAATTGTCTAATGTTAAAACATCCATGAAATTTTAGCTTGTCCACTCGACAAATTCTTATCATTGATCTACTAACCTTAAAGCAAAAAACTAGTTACACCAGCAGTCCTTTGAAAGAATCACTATATTCTCACTAGCAAAAAGGGCAaagatttgatattttaaaaagaaaaggagaaaaggaaattTATCACGGAACGATTTTAATCAAGAACATAAGCTACTGTTTTTGAAAactaaaaaggggaaaaaagaaaagaagaagcgATGATCTGAAACAAAATAGAGAACTTCTCTTATTGATGAACCAAAAAAGATGAGTACACTGAACTTAACAAGAAAACTCATAGATACAGACAATGCCAACAGTCGAACAAGACACGCTAAATTTAATGACACAAAACGTATTCATTTTTCAGGGACAAAGTTgattcataaaaaataaaagaatgagcaGAACATGAACCAGATAAAATGGACCATGTATACACAGCCTTTTAATTATttctgaattttattcataataataGCAAGAGTTTAATTGCTTTCCTTACTTATTCAGTTAAAGTAAAAACTGAAACTAGCTTCAAATTGAATACATACGTTTCCTTAAGCTTCCAAAAACAACAGAATAAACCAACTTTTTGCCATTCCCACTTTAAAACAGAGCTTCATTTTCTCAAGAATCCACAAtactaagaaaaaaaattaaaaagaaaatagaaaagaacaaattgTGAGTATAAAAATCCTATCTTTAGCAGATCTATCAAGAAAAATAGCCAATTTAACATAAAGTTTAGATTTTCCTCTCAAATTGGAGCGAAAATATCAGAAAGATTTCACCTTTATCttattgaaaatataaaagaagtgAAAATACTGAAATGGGATAACAGATTAAAGAAGCTTGGAAGCAAGCAGAAAGAATATAATTAAAGGAATAGAGGTGAAGTTTGATAGTATTATGAATCAGCAGTTGGCATACCAACCTTAAACTGAAGACTCCCAACCCaagttttggttttttttttttttttttttttttaagtcctTTGGTTCTTTATTACTACAACCTCAAACAACAGTATTTAtgcaaaaagagagagagagaagtatGAAGGTAAAATTCTGTAGTATAATAAAAAGATTAAGTTAATTAATAAAGCCCTCAGAGTTACTAAAATTACAAGAATGCCACTATAGTTTTATTATTAATTGATCTAGCTTGGGGGCCTAAATTGCTCTTTAATCAACAGTTAGTGGGCATAGACAAGTGCAACTTGGAGTTACTCTTTGATCGGTATGATCAGAATTTCCAAATCGTGGGTGCTCAATTATTTTAATCTAGTTTATATGAATTGCTAGGTTTTTTATTTAAGTAATAATATTTGGCTCTAAAAGTAATGAGTGCTCAAGTACCCATAACCCATAGAGTAGATCCGCTATTGGGTGTCACCAATAGGATATTTTGGATTCGAACCGTGAAAATAGAGAAATTTCTGATAGAGAGTAATTCTCGCGCTACTAGAGAACTCAACTATACGTGAAGTGAATCTAAATTGATCAAGTTAGTAAAAACGAACTCTTTGATTGGTTGTAAAAAAAATGGCACAATGGTTAGACAATATTCTATATAGTGAGTTatgtaggcgtttggacataaaaattgtaattttgaaaaaaaaaatggtatTTGGAGTTAAGTTAAAAAATGGTATTTGACATTTAAAATTATGTATGGACAtgtatttcacttgaaaaaatattgcagaTCATTCCTTGGGATTAGTTCATTCTCTTGGTTAGTTGATCTCTTGCTTAGTTTATTCCATTTAATACCCCTCTTTTGCTTGATGTTTTGTgagtggaaaaaaaaatattttttgaaattttttaaaaagtggtcttttgaaattttcattttggaaattttttcaaaaacttgtaaaatttcaTGTATAAACacatttttggaaaaaaaaattatggacaTTAGATTTGTATAAATAACACGTAGATAAGATATCTTaataatactattttttttatttaaattataaataaacATTAGATATCATTTCCTCGAAGAAAAGACCGTAGAAGACGAGACAGAAAAATGTAAGTTGATTTGAAGTTGCCTTAAATTAAATGACTATACCATGGTCTTAATGGATAGAGATATGAGATCGAAATTTTGAAGTGACTTGATCAACTCCAACAATTCCTTCAATATTAAtttctcttctaatttttctTACCAAAAATACTACATTCTTATTCATGGTCAAGGCTCAACACAACATACCAACTTCATAAGTGCCCAGTCCAGACGTTACACAAAGCTAAAAAGGAAAATGAGACATTTttaatacttttttttatttatcattTAGTCTTTCTTTTTTATTGAAACAAgggtttttctttttttgggggtGCGGGGGTGGGGTgcgggggtgggggtgggggatgTAATTAACTTCCATCGAGCTAACACTATCAGAATACTTCAGATATTCCAATAATAAAGCTTTTGCTTTTGAGTCACACTTTATCAATCTACAAACATATCAGTCTTTAGCCAGAATAAGAAGGTTCTTAACCAAAACACTCAACCAAGAAGGATCTTGATCCAACCTCCCTTCCCACAGAACCACCAACCATTATCGTGGGTAGAGATGGGACTACTAGGCCATGCAATCTCTTTCAACATCACGTTGGAAGGAAGAGAGACAGTGATAATGATTCAAAACTCCCACTACATTGCTCAACTGATTTCCAAAGCGGTTCGCTTGGCGATGAACAACTATATCAACCAAGTTTGGTTGAACAACATCCTGAACCCTATAATCCCAAATCTCACTGCCAACCAAATCCAATCCATGAGGGGGGGATTGGAACATGCCACTGAACTATATTCCAATCCAGAACCCAACCCCAGTAGTGGATCTCCCGTTCTTCACCCCGGAATTCCTAACCAACATCAACCCAGTGTTCACCCCTTGGAATGTTCATGTAAATCAGTCCCCACCTCCAGTTGCACAAGATGCACAAATCATGCAAACCCCATTCTCAACAAACTCAGAACCAAATGGAGCAGGCAATGGAAGAAATAGATCTTGTAAACTTGATCCCTCAAAACGTGGTCGAGGATTCAAACCTAGACGAgctaaaaatatttctatttatgGAGAGGCAAGAACAGAAACAAATTCCCTTCTGTCCAATGGCACAGTACAAGTGCACAATGGATATAAGACCTCCAGCAGACCCTACCGTAGGAAAACATGCAATGATCCTTGTTCCTTTTCAGAGAAGGAACCCCATCTTTGCAAGAAGGATGAGGGAGAATGGAGATCTGAACAACCCAATGTTAAACATGAATAGATCGATCACCATTATCATCTGGAATATAAGAGGGGGAAACGATGACAATTTTAGGCTTAGCTTCAGAAATTTAATTGAAACTCATCACCCTAGCATGGTAACTCTTCTAGAAACCAAGATGGACAGTCATCTTCCTCTCCTCAACCCGTTTGGCTTCACAGATATGATAGAAATTCCAGCAGATGGGCAGTCGGGAGGTATGGTTATTTTGTGGGATCACACCAAGGTTATGGTGCATAACTTTGTTCGTAGAAGTCAGGAAATTAGGCTACTATTGAGGTATTTTCCCTAAACAAGACTTGATATTTTACTTCTATTTACGCTAGTACTGTCAGTAGACTTAGAAATATTATGCGGAACAATTTGCTAGATATGCATAATGTTATTAGAGGTCCTTGGGGTGGTAGGAGGTGATTTTAATGATGTCTTAACCTCGGAGGAAAAATTAGGAGGAAAAAAAATTAGTCAAAAGAAAACCAAGATCCTGTGGGATTACATT includes these proteins:
- the LOC107782037 gene encoding scarecrow-like transcription factor PAT1 → MQASQRLRRSPMSNTLYYQPVQKAEACCLPQFQTLDNHLSYINGSHGFYHSPSTASFSSNGSSICHQESQPYLSDVRQSSETTNYGSPTSGSCITDGANDFMHKLKELETVMLGPDSDFLESYDNSLPNSVASTEINSWRQMMEAMPRRDLKHVLIACAKAVSDGDLLTAQVLISELRQMVSVSGEPIQRLGAYILEGLVARLAASGSSICKSLRCKEPASFELLSYMHMLYEICPYFKFGYMSANGAIAEAMKDENRVHIIDFQIAQGSQWVTLIQAFAARPGGPPHIRVTGIDDSTSAYARGGGLNIVGQRLSKLAKAFKVPFEFHAAAISGSDVQVENLGIQPGETLAVNFAFTLHHIPDESVSTENHRDGLLRMVKNLNPKVVTLVEQESNTNTAAFFPRFLETLDYYTAMFESIDMTLPRGHKERINVEQHCLARDVVNIIACEGIERVERHELLGKWKSRFRMAGFSPYPLSSLVNATIKRLLESYSDKYRLEERDGALYLGWMNRDLVASCAWK